TCGAGCAACTCACCGACGTCGAGCGAGCACCGGGCCGCCGGTGACTCCATGTCCATTCGCAAGCCTCGCAAGATGCCCTCCTTCGCGACTTCGACCTCCTCCTCTCCCAGGTCGCGCACGATTCGCGCGAGCTCATCGAGGACCAGCCGCCAGGAATCCGAAAACGCGTGCGGGGCGCACGCCCACCCGATCTCGAGAAAGCCACCGAGACGCCAGGCGACAGGAGTGGACCATATATCGTAGGTCAGCCCCTCCTCCTCTCGCAGGCGTTGGAAAAGGCGGCTCGAAGCGCCGTCGCCGAGGGTTCGATTGAGAACCGCAAGGGCCGAAATCCTGGGATCCGACACAGCCAGGGCTTTGAAGGCGAGACGCGCATGAACCTGATCCGTCCCTGCCCGGCTCAGCTCGACGTGGGCGCCACTCCAGGAGAGAGACGGAAGTTCGGGCACGGTCGGAGGGCGGCTGAGAGGCAGGGCTGATAGCCGATCGGCGACCTCCAGTGAATCCACATCTCCGGCAACCGCAGCCACCATGTACCCTGGGCGCACGAGCGACGCATGGTGCTGTTTCAGAGCTTCAGGTGTGATGGCCTCGAGGGTTTCGAGAGTGCCGATCACCGGTCGAGCCAACGGATGATCGCCCCATGCAGCCTTCAGGAGTGCTTCACCCACCTTCTCCGCCGGATCGTCGGCTACGAGCTCGAGTTCGGCGCGAGTTACTCGGCGTTCGAGGTCTACATCTTCGGGCTCGAAGGTCGGGCTGAGTACGGCGTCAACCAGAAGGTCGAGGGCATCGTCCAGTGCGTCCGCGGTGGTGTTGACACTGATGCCCATCATCTCGGAGCCTGTCCACGCATCGACCTCGC
This genomic stretch from Acidobacteriota bacterium harbors:
- a CDS encoding insulinase family protein; the protein is MSDRATPALLLQSMPGRETVAAGVWITRGAAHDPQPIAGATHLVEHLTLRACGKHDRHSLALTVDRLGGEVDAWTGSEMMGISVNTTADALDDALDLLVDAVLSPTFEPEDVDLERRVTRAELELVADDPAEKVGEALLKAAWGDHPLARPVIGTLETLEAITPEALKQHHASLVRPGYMVAAVAGDVDSLEVADRLSALPLSRPPTVPELPSLSWSGAHVELSRAGTDQVHARLAFKALAVSDPRISALAVLNRTLGDGASSRLFQRLREEEGLTYDIWSTPVAWRLGGFLEIGWACAPHAFSDSWRLVLDELARIVRDLGEEEVEVAKEGILRGLRMDMESPAARCSLDVGELLERGRRFDPEVACHELEAVTRADVRRLAAEILRDDHRASAVCGPEGAATRVA